One genomic window of Pseudoxanthomonas sp. includes the following:
- a CDS encoding histone deacetylase family protein: MIILSHPACLAHDPGPEHPERPARLEAVLASLRRDHGDLDWREAPAAKLGDLRRVHSQAHIDEVLEHDFTGYRLLDPDTVASPGSRAAALHAAGAVIAAVDAVIDGSDPVAFCAVRPPGHHATGEAAMGFCLLNNIAIGAAHACERHGLERVAVVDFDVHHGNGTQAIFSQDRRVAYFSSHESGLFPYTGAPSERGAGNVMNALLPPGSGSFHFRNLWEDQLLPAIEAFRPQLLMISAGFDAHMRDPMADLMLETEDFAWITRRLHQIATTHARGRIVSVLEGGYDLEALRECSAAHVAELRAPGGQCAFPGPG, encoded by the coding sequence GTGATCATCCTCAGCCACCCGGCCTGCCTGGCTCATGATCCAGGCCCCGAGCACCCCGAGCGCCCGGCCCGGCTGGAAGCCGTCCTGGCATCGCTGCGCCGCGACCACGGCGACCTGGACTGGCGCGAAGCCCCGGCCGCCAAGCTGGGCGACCTGCGTCGCGTGCACAGCCAGGCCCACATCGATGAGGTGCTGGAACACGATTTCACCGGCTATCGCCTGCTGGACCCCGATACGGTGGCAAGCCCCGGCTCCCGGGCCGCGGCATTGCACGCCGCGGGCGCAGTGATCGCCGCCGTGGACGCGGTGATCGACGGCAGCGATCCGGTCGCCTTCTGCGCGGTCCGGCCACCTGGCCACCACGCCACCGGCGAGGCCGCCATGGGGTTCTGCCTGCTCAACAACATCGCCATCGGCGCCGCCCATGCCTGCGAGCGCCATGGACTGGAGCGGGTGGCGGTGGTGGATTTCGACGTCCACCACGGCAACGGCACCCAGGCGATCTTTTCGCAGGACCGGCGCGTGGCCTATTTCAGCAGCCACGAATCGGGCCTGTTCCCCTACACCGGGGCGCCATCCGAGCGCGGCGCCGGCAATGTGATGAACGCCCTGCTGCCGCCGGGCAGCGGCAGCTTCCACTTCCGCAACCTGTGGGAAGACCAGCTACTGCCAGCCATCGAGGCCTTCCGGCCTCAGCTGCTGATGATCTCGGCAGGTTTCGACGCGCATATGCGCGATCCAATGGCCGACCTGATGCTGGAAACCGAGGATTTCGCCTGGATCACCCGCCGCCTGCACCAGATCGCCACCACCCACGCCCGCGGGCGGATCGTCTCGGTGCTGGAGGGCGGTTACGACCTGGAAGCCCTGCGCGAGTGCAGCGCCGCGCACGTGGCCGAACTGCGCGCTCCCGGTGGGCAGTGCGCTTTCCCGGGACCCGGATGA
- the lptD gene encoding LPS assembly protein LptD — protein MRRALRLLPIPFSVALALPAMAANEKPVSYALCPVEDPIPAFDGAPAAVSPLDQAAERAKSQLLPTDVTGDSLVGNGEQSTLDYKGNVRLIRGDQFLNADNFSLNQDEGTYVANGNVRYQDSGIRVIAKRASGNQNDDTHNIEDVQYQLMARRGNGIADSIHMVGPEGAMLGSTYTTCDPEDPAWQRWYLRAKEIDVNTDEGFATAHHATVRIGKVPVLYAPWFKFPIDDRRQTGLLYPRIGLSSKNGFDYEQPIYLNLAPNYDATLYPRYMSNRGIVLGSEFRYLYHGGNGKLEGAWMPSDDLVRRRAADYASGEDEDLYNDPLQDKNRGFLRFRGSHDLNSTWQARASYSWISDSRYLRDNGGISNGTGLATSVLTNTVGVYGRSRYWSAGAEAQTYQLADYTISKSALPYNALPRFYFKYERPLLDWLDVGMNAELARFEHSEKDGGSRFDIKPYVSIPLRGPSWFIEPGLAYRYTAYQLDSGLAVDGDRSPTRALPITTLDAGLYFDRDTVWNDTPYLQTLEPRLYYLNVPYRDQSNLPLFDTGSMTFSYGQLFRDNRFSGADRQTDANQLTLALSSRSIRQTDGLEKFNVSLGQILYFEDSNVVLNSSQDPIKKGKSAWVVDSNYMPTDRWTLGGSYQYDAKNSRADLISFRSRYMIGGDGVINLTYRYRRDVLKQADFSFLYPITPVWSVVGRYYYSFQDKKTLEAIAGVQWDSCCLAVRLVGRHYVRNLEGDQDNQIQVEFVLKGLASLGQNTDKNLRRSILGYYRDDLYLVPPSVATPDTDDDNDDTSSDSF, from the coding sequence GTGCGTCGAGCCCTCCGCCTGCTGCCCATTCCGTTCAGCGTCGCCCTGGCCCTCCCGGCCATGGCCGCGAACGAAAAACCCGTCAGCTACGCGCTCTGCCCTGTCGAGGACCCGATTCCCGCGTTCGACGGGGCGCCGGCGGCCGTATCCCCCCTGGACCAGGCCGCCGAGCGCGCCAAGAGCCAGCTGCTACCCACCGACGTCACCGGCGATTCGCTCGTCGGCAACGGCGAGCAGAGCACGCTCGACTACAAGGGCAACGTGCGCCTGATCCGTGGCGACCAGTTCCTCAACGCCGACAACTTCAGCCTGAACCAGGATGAAGGGACCTACGTCGCCAATGGCAACGTGCGCTACCAGGACTCCGGCATCCGGGTGATCGCCAAGCGCGCCAGCGGCAACCAGAACGACGACACGCACAACATCGAGGACGTCCAGTACCAGCTGATGGCCCGTCGCGGCAATGGCATCGCCGACAGCATCCACATGGTCGGCCCCGAGGGCGCGATGCTGGGCTCGACCTACACCACCTGCGACCCGGAAGACCCCGCCTGGCAGCGCTGGTACCTGCGCGCCAAGGAAATCGACGTCAACACCGACGAGGGCTTTGCCACCGCGCACCACGCCACCGTGCGCATCGGCAAGGTACCGGTGCTGTACGCCCCCTGGTTCAAGTTCCCGATCGACGACCGCCGCCAGACCGGCCTGCTGTATCCGCGCATTGGCCTGTCGAGCAAGAACGGCTTCGACTACGAGCAGCCGATCTACCTGAACCTGGCTCCGAACTACGACGCAACGCTCTATCCGCGCTACATGAGCAACCGCGGCATCGTCCTGGGCAGTGAGTTTCGCTACCTGTACCACGGCGGGAATGGCAAGCTGGAAGGCGCCTGGATGCCCAGCGACGACCTGGTCCGGCGCCGCGCGGCCGACTATGCCAGCGGTGAAGATGAGGACCTTTACAACGACCCGCTGCAGGACAAGAACCGCGGCTTCCTCCGTTTCCGGGGCAGCCACGATCTCAACAGCACCTGGCAGGCGCGTGCCAGCTATTCCTGGATCAGTGACAGTCGCTACCTGAGGGACAACGGCGGCATCTCAAACGGAACGGGCTTGGCAACATCGGTGCTGACCAACACCGTCGGCGTCTATGGCCGGTCCCGCTACTGGAGCGCCGGCGCCGAAGCGCAGACCTACCAGCTGGCCGATTACACGATCAGCAAGAGCGCGCTCCCCTACAACGCCCTGCCCCGGTTCTATTTCAAGTACGAGCGCCCGCTGCTGGACTGGCTCGACGTCGGCATGAACGCCGAGCTGGCCCGCTTCGAACACAGTGAAAAGGACGGCGGCAGCCGTTTCGACATCAAGCCGTATGTCTCGATCCCGCTACGCGGGCCGTCGTGGTTCATCGAGCCCGGCCTGGCCTACCGCTACACGGCCTACCAGCTGGACTCTGGCCTGGCGGTTGACGGCGACCGCTCGCCGACCCGCGCCTTGCCCATCACCACCCTGGACGCGGGCCTGTATTTCGACCGCGACACGGTGTGGAACGACACCCCGTACCTGCAGACGCTGGAACCGCGCCTGTACTACCTCAACGTGCCTTACCGCGACCAGAGCAACCTGCCGCTGTTCGATACCGGCTCGATGACCTTCAGCTACGGCCAGCTGTTCCGCGACAATCGATTCTCCGGTGCCGACCGCCAGACCGACGCCAACCAGCTGACCCTGGCCCTGAGCAGCCGCAGCATCCGCCAGACCGATGGCCTGGAAAAATTCAACGTCAGCCTCGGACAGATCCTCTATTTCGAGGATTCCAACGTGGTCCTCAACAGCAGCCAGGATCCGATCAAGAAGGGCAAATCGGCCTGGGTGGTCGATTCCAACTACATGCCGACCGATCGCTGGACCCTGGGCGGGTCGTACCAGTACGACGCCAAGAACAGCCGTGCCGACCTGATCAGCTTCCGTTCGCGCTACATGATCGGCGGCGATGGCGTGATCAACCTGACCTACCGCTATCGCCGCGACGTCCTCAAGCAGGCCGACTTTTCCTTCCTGTATCCGATCACCCCGGTCTGGAGCGTGGTCGGCCGCTATTACTACTCGTTCCAGGACAAGAAAACCCTGGAAGCTATCGCCGGCGTGCAGTGGGACAGCTGCTGCCTGGCCGTTCGTCTGGTCGGCCGCCATTACGTGCGAAATCTCGAAGGTGACCAGGACAACCAGATCCAGGTCGAATTTGTCTTGAAGGGCCTTGCATCGCTAGGCCAGAACACCGACAAAAACCTGCGCCGTAGTATCCTCGGGTATTACCGAGACGACCTTTACCTGGTCCCTCCCAGTGTCGCCACGCCGGATACCGACGACGACAACGACGACACCAGCTCCGATTCGTTCTGA
- a CDS encoding peptidylprolyl isomerase produces MTIRSLFAAGLLAASTIAAPLHAQNAQPLDGIAAVVNEDVVLQSELNRAVANVNAQYASNPGQLPPPDVLRRQVLERLVLVKLQVGRATDNGIRVTDDEVNNAVASVAQQNNTTVDGLRQRLAAEGLSFDEFRNSLKDEITVQRLRQSYGQSRIRVSEAEVDAALKAQATSGVQYHLAHILIGLPEGATADQIATAQKKVEGVKGLLDRNEMDFAAAAVRYSDSPNALEGGDLGWRSADEIPVAFVDTLKGMQAGQVVGPIRGPSGFQLLKLVETRDASQAPTQMATEFHARHILVRITAVQDATAAKAKIDTLRARIAGGADFATLAKESSEDANTKNDGGELGWFTADQFGPDFGQRLTALQDGQVSEPFRTEAGWHIVQREGTRQTDVTDQNKRAQVRDTIGRRKLEEEYNRYLLELRGEAYVSFRTGDAAIDSATPDTMMSAPGAAEEAAKAGNKHRDSSEPMPGSAATNDRL; encoded by the coding sequence ATGACCATTCGATCCCTTTTTGCCGCCGGCCTGCTGGCCGCTTCCACCATTGCCGCGCCGCTGCATGCGCAGAATGCCCAGCCACTGGACGGCATCGCCGCCGTGGTCAACGAGGATGTGGTCCTGCAGAGCGAGCTGAATCGCGCCGTGGCCAACGTCAACGCCCAGTACGCCAGCAATCCCGGCCAGCTGCCGCCGCCTGACGTCCTGCGCCGGCAGGTGCTGGAGCGCCTGGTCCTGGTCAAACTGCAGGTGGGCCGCGCCACCGACAACGGCATCCGCGTCACCGACGACGAGGTCAACAATGCCGTGGCCAGCGTGGCCCAGCAGAACAACACCACCGTCGATGGCCTGCGGCAGCGCCTGGCCGCCGAGGGCCTGTCCTTCGATGAATTCCGCAACTCGCTCAAGGACGAGATCACCGTTCAGCGCCTGCGCCAGAGCTACGGCCAGAGCCGCATCCGCGTCAGCGAGGCAGAGGTCGACGCCGCGCTGAAGGCCCAGGCCACCAGCGGCGTCCAGTACCACCTGGCCCATATCCTGATCGGCCTGCCCGAGGGCGCCACCGCCGACCAGATCGCGACCGCGCAGAAGAAGGTCGAAGGCGTGAAGGGCCTGCTGGACCGCAACGAGATGGATTTCGCCGCTGCCGCGGTGCGCTATTCGGACAGCCCGAATGCGCTGGAAGGCGGCGACCTGGGCTGGCGCAGCGCCGATGAAATTCCGGTCGCGTTCGTCGACACGCTCAAGGGCATGCAGGCCGGCCAGGTGGTTGGCCCGATCCGTGGCCCGAGCGGCTTCCAGCTGCTCAAGCTGGTGGAAACCCGTGACGCCTCACAAGCGCCGACCCAGATGGCGACCGAATTCCACGCCCGCCATATCCTGGTGCGGATCACCGCGGTGCAGGATGCCACCGCCGCCAAGGCCAAGATCGACACCCTGCGCGCCCGCATCGCCGGCGGCGCCGATTTCGCGACCCTGGCCAAGGAGTCGTCCGAGGACGCCAACACCAAGAACGATGGTGGCGAACTGGGCTGGTTCACCGCCGACCAGTTCGGCCCGGACTTCGGCCAGCGCCTGACCGCGCTGCAGGATGGCCAGGTCAGCGAGCCGTTCCGCACCGAAGCGGGCTGGCATATCGTTCAGCGCGAAGGCACCCGCCAGACCGACGTGACCGACCAGAACAAGCGCGCCCAGGTGCGTGACACCATCGGCCGCCGCAAGCTGGAAGAGGAATACAACCGCTACCTGCTGGAGCTGCGCGGCGAAGCCTATGTCAGCTTCCGCACCGGCGACGCTGCGATCGACAGCGCCACCCCGGACACGATGATGAGCGCCCCGGGCGCCGCCGAAGAAGCCGCCAAGGCTGGCAACAAGCATCGCGACAGCAGCGAGCCCATGCCGGGTTCGGCTGCGACCAACGACCGCCTGTAA
- the pdxA gene encoding 4-hydroxythreonine-4-phosphate dehydrogenase PdxA: MTPVLALVPGEPAGIGPELCVRLVQALREDCRLVAFGDPDTLQAAAAALGLPLQLLDADAVATQAGDLPLIPVPNAVPAHFGVTDRRNAPAVIAALTLAADGCIAGRFAGVVTGPVHKAVINEGGIAYTGTTELLARHAGREVVMMLANDIVRVALVTTHLPLRAVPDAITPHALRHAVTTTAAALQRDFGIASPRLCVLGLNPHAGEDGHMGREELDLIIPVLDVLRTEGHDLIGPLPADTAFLPDKLTGFDAVLAMYHDQGLPVLKYSGFEQAVNLTLGLPYPRVAVDHGTALPLAGKGVADPSSLFAAVRTCAAMAAHRGERSLLR; this comes from the coding sequence ATGACGCCCGTCCTCGCACTGGTCCCTGGCGAACCGGCGGGGATCGGGCCGGAGCTCTGCGTCCGCCTGGTGCAGGCGCTGCGTGAGGATTGCCGCCTGGTCGCCTTCGGCGACCCGGACACCTTGCAGGCCGCCGCTGCTGCGCTCGGCCTGCCGCTCCAGCTACTCGATGCCGATGCGGTCGCCACGCAAGCTGGCGACCTGCCGCTGATCCCCGTCCCCAACGCGGTGCCCGCGCACTTCGGCGTCACCGATCGGCGCAATGCGCCAGCGGTGATTGCCGCGCTGACGCTAGCCGCAGATGGCTGCATCGCCGGTCGCTTCGCCGGCGTGGTCACCGGCCCGGTGCACAAGGCCGTGATCAACGAAGGCGGCATTGCCTACACCGGCACCACCGAACTGCTGGCCCGGCATGCCGGCCGCGAGGTGGTGATGATGCTGGCCAACGACATCGTCCGGGTTGCCCTGGTCACCACCCACCTGCCCCTGCGTGCCGTCCCCGACGCGATCACGCCGCATGCCCTGCGCCACGCTGTCACGACCACCGCGGCCGCGCTGCAGCGCGACTTCGGCATCGCAAGCCCGCGCCTCTGCGTCCTCGGCCTGAATCCGCACGCGGGCGAAGATGGGCACATGGGCCGCGAGGAGCTGGACCTCATCATTCCCGTCCTCGACGTCCTGCGCACCGAAGGCCACGACCTGATCGGGCCACTGCCTGCCGATACCGCGTTCCTGCCGGACAAGCTGACCGGTTTCGACGCGGTGCTGGCGATGTATCACGACCAGGGCCTGCCGGTGCTCAAGTACAGCGGCTTCGAACAGGCCGTGAACCTGACCCTGGGCCTGCCGTACCCGCGCGTCGCCGTCGACCACGGCACTGCGCTGCCGCTGGCTGGCAAAGGCGTCGCCGATCCCTCCAGCCTGTTTGCCGCGGTGCGCACCTGCGCGGCGATGGCCGCGCACCGTGGAGAGCGCAGCTTGCTGCGCTGA
- the rsmA gene encoding 16S rRNA (adenine(1518)-N(6)/adenine(1519)-N(6))-dimethyltransferase RsmA: MTASPNFNAPAKKSLGQHFLHERHYIDSIVRAVDPKPDDRLVEIGPGQGAITFPLLRRHGALTAIEFDRDLIAPLTEAAKGVGELTIIHRDVLSVDFTELAAGGKLRLVGNLPYNLSSPILFHALDHAAAITDMHFMLQKEVVDRMAAGPGSKVYGRLSVMLQAYCDVTPLFVVPPGAFRPPPKVDSAVVRMVPKDPSRIDVRDPQRLTAVVRAAFGQRRKTLRNALSSVCDTDMIEAAGIRPDARAEQVDVADFIALANLPYGDAVEQP; this comes from the coding sequence ATGACTGCTTCCCCCAACTTCAACGCGCCAGCCAAGAAATCGCTCGGCCAGCATTTCCTCCACGAACGCCACTACATCGACAGCATCGTGCGCGCCGTGGACCCCAAGCCCGATGACAGGCTGGTGGAAATCGGCCCCGGCCAGGGCGCGATCACCTTCCCGCTGCTGCGCCGTCATGGCGCCCTGACCGCAATCGAATTCGACCGCGACCTGATCGCGCCACTCACCGAGGCGGCCAAGGGCGTAGGCGAACTGACCATCATCCATCGCGACGTGCTGTCGGTGGATTTCACCGAACTGGCGGCCGGTGGAAAGCTGCGCCTGGTCGGCAACCTGCCCTACAACCTGTCCTCGCCGATCCTGTTCCACGCGCTGGACCACGCCGCGGCGATCACCGACATGCACTTCATGCTGCAGAAGGAAGTCGTCGACCGCATGGCCGCCGGCCCCGGCAGCAAGGTCTACGGCCGCCTGAGCGTGATGCTGCAGGCCTACTGCGATGTCACCCCCTTGTTCGTGGTGCCGCCGGGCGCGTTCCGGCCACCGCCGAAGGTCGATTCGGCCGTGGTCCGCATGGTGCCCAAGGACCCGTCACGCATCGACGTGCGCGACCCGCAGCGCCTGACAGCCGTGGTCCGCGCCGCCTTCGGCCAGCGCCGCAAGACCCTGCGCAACGCGCTGTCCAGCGTGTGCGATACCGACATGATCGAGGCCGCCGGCATCCGCCCCGATGCGCGCGCCGAACAGGTCGATGTGGCCGACTTCATCGCGCTGGCGAACCTGCCCTACGGCGATGCGGTCGAACAGCCCTGA
- the apaG gene encoding Co2+/Mg2+ efflux protein ApaG yields the protein MSTTDYAIDVDVATRFLEERSEPDSGQYVFAYTIVIHNRGTQPARLVARHWVITDGNGKVEEVNGDGVVGEQPRLRPGEQFKYTSGAVLETDHGTMAGSYDMVADDGTFFDAPIAPFALSVPRTLH from the coding sequence ATGAGCACCACCGATTACGCCATCGATGTCGATGTCGCCACCCGTTTCCTGGAAGAGCGTTCCGAGCCGGATAGCGGCCAGTACGTCTTCGCCTACACCATCGTGATCCACAACCGCGGCACCCAGCCCGCGCGCCTGGTCGCGCGCCATTGGGTGATCACCGACGGCAACGGCAAGGTGGAAGAAGTCAACGGCGACGGCGTCGTCGGCGAGCAGCCGCGGCTGCGTCCCGGCGAGCAGTTCAAGTACACCTCCGGCGCGGTGCTGGAAACCGATCACGGCACCATGGCCGGCAGTTACGACATGGTCGCCGACGACGGCACGTTCTTCGATGCACCGATCGCGCCCTTCGCGCTGTCCGTGCCGCGCACCCTGCACTGA
- a CDS encoding symmetrical bis(5'-nucleosyl)-tetraphosphatase gives MAVWAIGDLQGCYDATARLLEKLNFDPARDRVWFCGDLVNRGGQSLETLRLVYSLRESCEVVLGNHDLSLLAIGARTEAEQRKVNPDLARVVQAEDRDTLLEWLRHRELVHVDRELGWMMLHAGLAPRWTCTLAEGYAREVEAQLRGPNFGKLMRSMYGDKPNWSTGLNGPDRWRAIINVLTRMRYCTPRGRIAVEEKGTPGTQLQGLYPWFDVPGREMRELKIVCGHWSTLGLMIGHGVHAIDTGAVWGGKLTALQLDTDELRLVQVPGRDAEAIAASQPRRA, from the coding sequence ATGGCGGTCTGGGCCATTGGCGACCTGCAGGGCTGTTACGACGCCACCGCACGGCTGCTGGAAAAACTGAACTTCGACCCCGCGCGTGACCGCGTGTGGTTCTGTGGCGACCTGGTCAACCGTGGTGGCCAGTCGCTGGAAACCCTGCGCCTGGTGTATTCGCTGCGCGAGAGCTGCGAGGTGGTCCTGGGCAACCACGACCTGTCGCTGCTGGCAATCGGCGCACGCACCGAAGCCGAACAGCGCAAGGTCAATCCGGACCTGGCCCGCGTGGTCCAGGCCGAAGACCGCGACACCCTGCTGGAGTGGCTGCGCCACCGCGAACTGGTGCATGTGGACCGCGAACTGGGCTGGATGATGCTGCACGCCGGCCTGGCGCCGCGCTGGACCTGCACGCTGGCCGAAGGCTACGCACGCGAAGTGGAAGCGCAGCTGCGCGGCCCGAACTTCGGCAAGCTCATGCGCAGCATGTATGGCGACAAGCCCAACTGGTCGACCGGCTTGAACGGCCCGGACCGCTGGCGCGCCATCATCAACGTGCTCACCCGCATGCGCTACTGCACCCCGCGCGGACGCATCGCCGTGGAAGAAAAAGGCACGCCCGGCACCCAGCTGCAGGGCCTGTATCCGTGGTTCGACGTGCCCGGCCGCGAGATGCGCGAGCTCAAGATCGTCTGCGGACACTGGTCCACGCTGGGCCTGATGATCGGCCACGGCGTGCATGCCATCGACACCGGCGCGGTCTGGGGCGGCAAGCTCACCGCGCTGCAGCTGGACACCGATGAGTTGCGCCTGGTGCAGGTCCCCGGCCGCGACGCCGAGGCCATCGCCGCCTCGCAACCGCGTCGCGCCTGA
- a CDS encoding dihydrofolate reductase: MKISLIAALDSNRAIGRGNAMPWHLPDDFRHFKALTLGKPVLMGRKTAQSLGRALPGRLNLVLTRSGVVPFEGMVAVASFDEAVRQGQAQAADELCVIGGGELYALLLAQADVLHLTHVETEVANADAFFPAFNADDWTITAREAHAADARHAFAFAFVDYARKG; the protein is encoded by the coding sequence ATGAAAATTTCCTTGATCGCTGCGCTCGACAGCAACCGCGCCATCGGTCGTGGCAACGCCATGCCCTGGCACCTTCCGGACGATTTCAGGCATTTCAAGGCGCTGACGCTGGGCAAGCCGGTGCTGATGGGGCGCAAGACGGCGCAGTCGCTGGGCCGCGCGCTGCCCGGGCGTTTGAACCTGGTGCTGACCCGCAGCGGCGTGGTGCCGTTCGAAGGGATGGTCGCGGTGGCGTCCTTCGATGAAGCCGTGCGGCAGGGCCAAGCGCAGGCTGCCGACGAACTGTGCGTGATCGGCGGTGGTGAGCTCTACGCGCTGCTGCTGGCACAGGCCGATGTGCTGCACCTGACCCATGTCGAGACTGAGGTCGCCAACGCGGATGCGTTCTTCCCGGCGTTCAATGCGGACGACTGGACGATCACTGCGCGTGAAGCACATGCCGCCGATGCGCGGCATGCGTTCGCGTTCGCGTTCGTGGACTACGCCCGCAAGGGCTGA
- a CDS encoding thymidylate synthase, with translation MRQYLELLRHVLEQGAEKSDRTGTGTRSVFGWQMRFDLNEGFPLVTTKKLHLRSIIHELLWFLKGDTNIAYLKDNKVGIWDEWADADGNLGPVYGKQWRSWEGANGQTIDQMQWLVEEIKRNPDSRRLVISAWNVAQLPQMALMPCHSLFQFYVVDGKLSCQLYQRSGDIFLGVPFNIASYALLTHMVAQATGLGVGDFVHTLGDAHLYSNHFEQAREQLSREPRALPMLHLNPEVTDLFAFTFDDIQIHGYDPAPAIKAPVAV, from the coding sequence ATGCGTCAATACCTGGAGTTGCTGCGCCATGTGCTGGAGCAGGGCGCCGAGAAGTCCGATCGCACCGGCACCGGCACGCGCAGCGTGTTCGGCTGGCAGATGCGGTTCGATCTGAACGAGGGCTTCCCGCTGGTCACCACCAAGAAGCTGCACCTGCGCTCGATCATCCACGAGCTGCTGTGGTTCCTGAAAGGCGACACTAACATCGCCTACCTCAAGGACAACAAGGTCGGGATCTGGGATGAATGGGCCGATGCCGACGGCAACCTCGGCCCGGTCTACGGCAAGCAGTGGCGCAGCTGGGAAGGTGCCAACGGCCAGACCATCGACCAGATGCAATGGCTGGTCGAAGAGATCAAGCGCAACCCGGATTCGCGCCGACTAGTGATCAGTGCCTGGAACGTGGCGCAGCTGCCGCAGATGGCGCTGATGCCGTGCCACAGCCTGTTCCAGTTCTACGTGGTCGACGGAAAGCTCAGCTGCCAGCTCTACCAGCGCAGCGGCGACATCTTTCTGGGCGTGCCGTTCAACATCGCCAGCTATGCACTGCTGACCCATATGGTGGCCCAGGCGACCGGGTTGGGCGTGGGTGATTTCGTACATACGCTGGGCGATGCGCACCTGTATTCGAACCACTTCGAGCAAGCGCGCGAACAGCTCTCACGCGAACCGCGCGCATTGCCGATGCTGCACCTGAATCCGGAGGTGACCGACCTGTTCGCCTTCACCTTCGACGATATCCAGATCCACGGCTACGATCCCGCGCCTGCGATCAAGGCGCCGGTGGCGGTGTGA
- the lgt gene encoding prolipoprotein diacylglyceryl transferase, whose protein sequence is MIFLDQFDPIAFSIGPVDVHWYGIAYALSFFAAWGLGRRRILAGRLPGVNLEHFSDLAFYAMLGVVLGGRLGYILFYDLPVYLDSPLKVFKVWEGGMSFHGGLLGVLVASWLWSRKHRLHFFDTMDFVAPLVPAGLGLGRLANFVNGELWGKHTGSSWGVVFPGTDPDVIKLHLDQAQLQAQYAAGALNQYARHPSQLYEALLEGLVMFVALWVFSMKPRARYAVSGLFALLYGLSRFLVELVRVPDAQLGYLAFGWVTMGQLLSLPLVALGLFLLWLSRRAPVLQPVLPAATTSAEAR, encoded by the coding sequence ATGATCTTTCTGGACCAGTTCGACCCCATCGCCTTTTCGATCGGCCCGGTCGACGTGCACTGGTACGGCATCGCCTACGCGCTGTCCTTTTTCGCCGCCTGGGGCCTGGGCCGCAGGCGGATCCTGGCCGGGCGCCTGCCGGGCGTGAACCTGGAGCATTTCTCCGACCTGGCCTTCTACGCCATGCTGGGCGTGGTCCTGGGCGGGCGGCTGGGCTACATCCTGTTCTACGACCTGCCGGTATACCTGGACAGCCCGCTGAAGGTGTTCAAGGTGTGGGAAGGCGGCATGAGCTTCCATGGCGGCCTGCTGGGCGTGCTGGTGGCGTCGTGGCTGTGGTCGCGCAAGCACCGCCTGCATTTCTTCGACACGATGGATTTCGTCGCGCCGCTGGTACCGGCCGGGCTCGGCCTGGGCCGGCTGGCCAATTTCGTCAACGGCGAGCTGTGGGGCAAGCACACCGGCAGCAGCTGGGGCGTGGTGTTTCCCGGCACCGATCCGGACGTGATCAAGCTGCACCTGGACCAGGCGCAGCTGCAGGCCCAGTACGCCGCCGGTGCGCTCAATCAGTACGCCCGCCATCCTTCGCAGCTGTATGAAGCGCTGCTGGAAGGCCTGGTGATGTTCGTGGCGTTGTGGGTGTTCTCGATGAAGCCGCGTGCGCGCTACGCCGTGTCCGGCCTGTTCGCGCTGCTGTATGGCTTGTCGCGCTTCCTGGTCGAGCTGGTCCGCGTGCCCGATGCGCAACTGGGCTACCTGGCGTTCGGTTGGGTGACCATGGGCCAGCTGCTCAGCCTGCCGCTGGTGGCGCTGGGCTTGTTCCTGCTGTGGCTCTCACGCCGCGCCCCCGTCCTGCAGCCGGTGTTGCCGGCCGCCACTACCTCTGCCGAGGCCCGCTGA
- a CDS encoding TPM domain-containing protein, whose protein sequence is MRWLRHLFAPSAHRLFPQACLQRIAAVIAEGERLHRGEVMFAVESGLDLGAIRTGIDARTAARAAFARLRTWDTEANNGVLIYLLLADHQIEIVADRGLEPHVTAEAWQAVCMQVEAGMREGQPEAAVIAGVRAASALLARAFPAVPGEAGQNELPDLPQILG, encoded by the coding sequence ATGCGCTGGCTCCGTCACCTGTTCGCACCGTCCGCGCACCGGCTGTTCCCGCAGGCGTGCCTGCAGCGCATTGCCGCGGTCATTGCCGAAGGCGAGCGGCTGCATCGCGGGGAAGTCATGTTCGCGGTCGAATCCGGGCTCGACCTGGGCGCGATCCGCACCGGCATCGACGCGCGTACCGCCGCGCGGGCGGCCTTCGCCCGGCTGCGGACCTGGGATACCGAAGCCAACAACGGCGTGCTGATCTACCTGCTGCTGGCCGACCACCAGATCGAGATCGTCGCCGACCGCGGCCTGGAGCCGCACGTCACCGCGGAGGCGTGGCAGGCGGTGTGCATGCAGGTTGAGGCGGGCATGCGCGAGGGCCAGCCCGAGGCGGCGGTGATCGCCGGGGTCCGGGCAGCGTCGGCGCTGCTGGCGCGCGCATTTCCCGCCGTTCCAGGTGAGGCTGGTCAGAACGAACTGCCGGACCTGCCGCAGATCCTGGGCTGA